Proteins from one Cicer arietinum cultivar CDC Frontier isolate Library 1 chromosome 3, Cicar.CDCFrontier_v2.0, whole genome shotgun sequence genomic window:
- the LOC101509263 gene encoding arabinogalactan protein 14, which yields MEALKMNVFVVVMVAMLVMVASGVSAADAPAPSPVSDATTLFVPTAFASLIALAFGFLF from the coding sequence ATGGAGGCATTGAAGATGAATGTTTTCGTAGTAGTTATGGTTGCTATGTTGGTAATGGTAGCTAGTGGTGTTTCAGCTGCTGATGCACCAGCTCCAAGTCCTGTTTCTGATGCAACTACACTATTTGTTCCAACTGCTTTTGCTTCTCTCATTGCTCTTGCATTTGGCTTTCTCTTTTGA